One part of the Acidobacteriota bacterium genome encodes these proteins:
- a CDS encoding acyl-CoA carboxylase subunit beta, which translates to MKLEEKLAELKKRNGLAEEGGGAHRRERQHKEGKMSARERIEFLLDEGTFEETDKLVTHRCNDFGMQEQKYYGDGFITGYGRIEGRLVFVFAQDFTVFGGSLSESNASKIVKIMDLAAKMGAPVIGLNDSGGARIQEGVMSLAGYADIFLRNTLYSGVVPQISAIMGPCAGGAVYSPAITDFILMVDHTSYMFITGPDVIKLVTHEEVTKDQLGGATTHNETSGVAHFKCRDDAECLSMVRELLSFMPSNNLEDPPRRPCTDPIDRADVKLDSLIPDQSNQPYDMKDVIHSVVDDGYFFEVQEHYAKNMVVGFARLNGKSVGIVANQPAMLAGTLDINASIKGARFVRFCDCFNIPLVTFEDVPGFLPGTNQEYAGIIKHGAKLLYAFAEATVPKVTVITRKAYGGAYCVMASKHIRTDVNYAWPSAEIAVMGPDGAVDIVYKRDLEQAANKSEMRQQKIEEFRDRFANPYVAAERGFVDAVIQPRETRKKLIQALAMLETKRDKNPAKKHGNIPL; encoded by the coding sequence GCGCATCGAGTTTCTGCTCGACGAAGGCACCTTCGAAGAGACCGACAAACTGGTCACGCATCGCTGTAACGACTTCGGCATGCAGGAGCAGAAATATTACGGCGACGGCTTTATCACGGGCTATGGACGCATCGAAGGGCGTCTGGTCTTTGTCTTCGCGCAGGATTTCACGGTGTTTGGGGGATCGCTCTCCGAATCGAATGCCAGCAAGATCGTCAAGATCATGGACCTCGCCGCAAAAATGGGCGCGCCTGTCATCGGACTGAACGATTCGGGCGGTGCGCGTATTCAGGAAGGCGTGATGTCGCTGGCCGGGTACGCCGACATCTTTCTGCGCAACACTCTTTACAGCGGAGTCGTCCCGCAGATTTCCGCCATCATGGGCCCGTGCGCGGGTGGCGCAGTGTACTCGCCGGCGATCACCGACTTCATCCTGATGGTAGATCACACGTCCTATATGTTTATCACCGGGCCGGACGTCATCAAGTTGGTGACGCATGAAGAAGTGACCAAAGACCAGCTCGGGGGCGCGACTACTCACAACGAGACATCGGGCGTCGCTCACTTCAAGTGCCGCGACGATGCTGAATGTCTGTCCATGGTTCGAGAACTGCTCAGTTTCATGCCGTCGAATAATCTGGAGGACCCTCCGCGGCGGCCGTGCACCGATCCGATCGACCGCGCCGACGTGAAGCTTGATTCGCTGATTCCTGATCAATCGAACCAGCCCTACGACATGAAAGACGTCATCCACTCGGTAGTCGACGACGGCTATTTCTTTGAAGTGCAGGAACACTACGCGAAGAACATGGTCGTCGGATTCGCGCGCCTGAACGGGAAGTCAGTCGGGATCGTCGCGAATCAACCGGCGATGCTGGCCGGCACGCTCGACATCAATGCGTCGATCAAAGGCGCGCGGTTCGTGCGCTTCTGCGATTGCTTCAACATCCCGCTGGTGACGTTTGAAGATGTACCCGGATTTCTGCCGGGAACGAATCAGGAATATGCCGGCATCATCAAACACGGTGCAAAACTGCTCTATGCCTTCGCCGAAGCGACTGTCCCGAAAGTGACCGTGATCACCCGCAAAGCCTACGGTGGCGCCTATTGCGTGATGGCGTCCAAGCACATTCGCACGGACGTCAACTACGCGTGGCCGAGCGCCGAAATCGCGGTGATGGGTCCGGATGGCGCCGTCGACATCGTCTACAAACGCGATCTCGAGCAGGCAGCCAACAAATCCGAAATGCGCCAGCAGAAAATCGAAGAATTCCGCGACCGCTTTGCCAATCCGTATGTAGCCGCGGAACGAGGCTTTGTAGATGCCGTCATCCAGCCACGGGAGACGCGCAAGAAATTGATCCAGGCGCTCGCCATGCTGGAAACCAAGCGCGACAAGAATCCGGCTAAGAAGCACGGGAACATACCGCTGTAA